The following proteins come from a genomic window of Chiroxiphia lanceolata isolate bChiLan1 chromosome 16, bChiLan1.pri, whole genome shotgun sequence:
- the C16H7orf50 gene encoding uncharacterized protein C7orf50 homolog has protein sequence MDHIRNPLLALSQITVCSSVRCQSLAPSGPSWSGSSWGGCTRAVALSYLVSSRIQHKTARISKQPLLCFCLLCRSPKPFQASEEIVSTPKGDDFGGNENAECCDATGDQGCKYGRFGHGDEEEEEQKSLGDVFGSTQATKEEEELIAEEEQELTPEEKRKLERKLKKERKKKEKQLMREAGISIKKAAPPKPSGSERALAYLTSWSENPGEWKFQKARQTWLLLHMYDKEKVPDKYFTILLDYLQGLQGGARDKTVEKAEAFMKEFDGSDGEDPNVLEKCERVRQVLQLLS, from the exons atgGACCATATTAGAAATCCATTACTGGCGCTGTCTCAGATCACAGTCTGCTCCAGCGTGCGGTGTCAGTCCCTTGCTCCGAGCGGGCCCTCGTGGAGCGGGAGCTCCTGGGGGGGCTGCACTCGTGCAGTGGCCCTGTCCTACCTTGTCAGCTCGCGAATTCAGCACAAAACCG CAAGGATTTCAaaacagcccctgctctgcttctgcctcCTCTGTCGCAGCCCAAAGCCTTTTCAAGCTTCGGAAGAAATTGTCAGCACCCCTAAAGGGGACGACTTTGGTGGCAATGAAAATGCCGAGTGCTGCGAC GCAACGGGCGACCAGGGATGCAAATATGGGAGGTTTGGACATGgtgatgaggaggaggaggaacagaagTCTTTAGGAGATGTCTTCGGTTCTACTCAG GcaacaaaagaagaggaagaacttATTGCAGAGGAAGAGCAAGAACTTACtccagaggaaaagaggaaactggaaagaaaattaaaaaaagagcgcaagaagaaggagaaacagcTGATGAGGGAAGCTGGAATCTCCATTAAAAAGGCGGCGCCCCCGAAGCCATCGGGGTCTGAGCGGGCTCTGGCCTATTTAACCAG CTGGTCTGAAAATCCAGGAGAATGGAAGTTTCAAAAGGCAAGACAAACGTGGCTTCTCCTGCACATGTATGATAAAGAGAAG gtTCCAGACAAGTATTTCACCATTTTACTGGATTATCTGCAAGGCCTTCAGGGCGGGGCAAGAGACAAAACTGTGGAGAAAGCTGAAGCTTTTATGAAGGAATTTGATGGTTCTGATGGAGAAGACCCAAACGTGCTGGAGAAGTGTGAGCGCGTACGACAagttctgcagctgctgtcctGA